From the Apus apus isolate bApuApu2 chromosome 4, bApuApu2.pri.cur, whole genome shotgun sequence genome, one window contains:
- the DUSP4 gene encoding dual specificity protein phosphatase 4: MVAAEGLREMEGSALRRLVRREEAGAAGRCLLLDCRPFLAHGAGHIRGALNVRCNTIVRRRARGAVSLEQILPAEGEVRARLRAGLYAAVVLYDERSPRAEALREDSTVALVVRALRRDTARADIRLLAGGYERFSSEYPEFCAKTKSLSNVSPPTSAEPLDLGCSSCGTPLHDQGGPVEILPFLYLGSAYHAARRDMLDALGITALLNVSSDCPNHFEGHYQYKCIPVEDNHKADISSWFMEAIEYIDSVKECCGRVLVHCQAGISRSATICLAYLMMKKRVKLEEAFEFVKQRRSIISPNFSFMGQLLQFESQVLATSCAVEAVSPSGTLRERGKATSTPTSQFVFSFPVSVGVHATPSSLPYLHSPITTSPSC; encoded by the exons aTGGTGGCCGCCGAGGGGCTGCGGGAGATGGAGGGCAGCGCGCTGCGGCGGCTGGTGCGGCGGGAGGaggccggggcggcggggcggtgCCTGCTGCTGGACTGCCGCCCGTTCCTGGCGCACGGCGCGGGGCACATCCGCGGGGCGCTCAACGTGCGCTGCAACACCATCGTGCGGCGGCGCGCGCGCGGGGCGGTCAGCCTGGAGCAGATCCTGCCGGCCGAGGGGGAGGTGCGCGCGCGGCTGCGCGCGGGGCTGTACGCCGCCGTCGTGCTCTACGACGAGCGCAGCCCGCGCGCCGAGGCCCTGCGCGAGGACAGCACCGTGGCGCTGGTGGTGCGCGCGCTCCGGCGGGACACGGCGCGCGCCGACATCCGCCTCCTGGCAG GGGGTTATGAGCGTTTCTCCTCGGAGTATCCTGAATTCTGTGCAAAAACCAAGTCCCTGAGCAATGTGTCACCCCCTACGAGTGCCGAGCCCCTGGATTTGGGCTGCAGTTCCTGTGGGACCCCCCTTCATGATCAG GGTGGCCCAGTGgaaatccttcccttcctctatCTTGGCAGCGCCTACCATGCTGCCCGGCGGGACATGCTTGATGCACTGGGCATCACGGCCCTGCTGAATGTCTCCTCAGACTGCCCCAACCACTTTGAGGGGCACTACCAGTACAAGTGTATCCCTGTGGAGGATAACCACAAAGCTGACATCAGTTCCTGGTTCATGGAGGCAATAGAGTACATTG ACTCTGTGAAGGAGTGTTGTGGCCGGGTCCTAGTCCACTGCCAGGCTGGTATCTCCCGCTCTGCCACCATCTGCTTGGCTTACCTGATGATGAAGAAGCGTGTCAAGCTGGAGGAGGCCTTTGAGTTTGTCAAGCAGCGCCGGAGCATCATCTCCCCTAACTTCAGCTTcatggggcagctgctgcagtttgAGTCGCAGGTGTTGGCCACCTCATGTGCAGTGGAAGCTGTCAGCCCCTCGGGGACGCTGCGGGAGCGGGGCAAGGCCACCTCTACCCCTACCTCCCAGTTTGTCTTCAGCTTCCCAGTCTCTGTGGGTGTCCATGCCACCCCTAGCAGTCTCCCCTACCTGCACAGCCCCATCACCACGTCGCCCAGCTGTTAG